The Amblyraja radiata isolate CabotCenter1 chromosome 1, sAmbRad1.1.pri, whole genome shotgun sequence genome contains a region encoding:
- the LOC116973226 gene encoding sodium-dependent phosphate transport protein 2B-like: MESQAGLEGSQGSTETAEPDDDCKPRMNGIGETTVNEPTLHPANSTITLTENEPEDPWALPKLEATGVKWSELNTKMRVFRVLSTVLKIASLFGFLYLFVCSLDILSSAFQLVGGKAAGDIFKDNAVLSNPVAGLVIGILVTVLVQSSSTSSSIVVSMVSSGLLGVRSAIPVIMGTNIGTSVTNTIVALMQSGDRTEFRRAFAGATVHDFFNWLSVLILLPIEAASGYLYYLTEIIVKSFDIQSGEDAPDMLKVITNPLTKLIVQLDKSVINDIATGNPAAANRSLIKEWCKTTNEMVEKNVTVPNSLNCTSPEFCWMDGNNTLTLKNISETIYIQKCHHLFVNTTISDLGVGLILLAGSLFILCSCLIFIVKLLNSMLKGQVATVIKKIINTDFKYPFGWVTGYIAILVGAGMTFIVQSSSIFTSALTPLVGIGVISIERVYPLTLGSNLGTTTTAIIAALASPGETLANSLQIALCHFFFNISGILIWYPLPFMRVPIRLAKALGTYTASYRWFAVTYLILCFLLLPLVIFGLSVAGWQVLTGVGVPFLVLVIFIIVTNVMQTKCPRYLPKVLQTWNFLPIWFRSLRPWDGVIQHATICCSNRCFRKCGCCKKNDDENVDKKENQARSLKAYDNPVILENEKKDLKTFPALSETRVNSTAM; the protein is encoded by the exons ATGGAGTCACAGGCTGGGCTGGAGGGCTCGCAGGGCAGTACAGAGACCGCGGAGCCCGACGATGACTGCAAGCCGAGGATGAACG GAATCGGAGAGACCACCGTGAATGAACCTACTTTGCACCCTGCTAATTCTACCATAACCCTGACGGAGAATGAGCCTGAGGATCCCTGGGCACTGCCTAAACTCGAGGCTACCGGCGTCAAGTGGTCAG AACTGAACACTAAGATGAGGGTGTTTCGAGTGCTGAGCACAGTGTTGAAGATCGCTTCACTGTTTGGATTTCTTTACCTCTTCGTCTGCTCGCTGGACATCCTCAGCTCGGCCTTCCAACTTGTTGGAG GTAAAGCCGCGGGAGATATTTTCAAAGATAACGCGGTTCTGTCAAATCCTGTGGCCGGCCTGGTGATCGGCATCTTGGTCACAGTTCTGGTTCAAAGCTCCAGCACATCGTCTTCTATCGTGGTCAGCATGGTGTCCTCTGGCT tgttAGGAGTGCGATCAGCCATTCCTGTGATAATGGGAACCAACATCGGTACCTCGGTGACCAACACCATCGTGGCTCTGATGCAATCTGGAGACCGAACTGAATTCAGAAG AGCCTTTGCAGGTGCAACTGTACATGATTTCTTTAATTGGCTCTCGGTGCTAATCCTACTGCCGATAGAAGCAGCCTCTGGCTATCTATACTATCTCACTGAAATTATTGTCAAGTCATTTGATATCCAGAGTGGTGAAGATGCTCCAGATATGTTAAAAGTTATTACAAATCCCCTCACAAAACTTATTGTGCAG TTGGACAAATCTGTAATAAATGATATAGCAACGGGAAATCCAGCAGCAGCAAACCGAAGCCTCATCAAAGAATGGTGCAAGACCACAAATGAAATG GTTGAAAAAAACGTGACTGTCCCAAATTCACTCAATTGCACATCACCCGAATTTTGTTGGATGGATGGCAATAATACTTTGACTCTGAAAAATATATCAGAAACAATATATATTCAAAAAT GTCACCATTTATTTGTGAATACCACCATATCAGATTTAGGAGTTGGCCTCATCCTTCTTGCAGGCTCCTTGTTTATTCTGTGCAGCTGCTTGATATTCATTGTCAAACTTCTCAACTCCATGTTAAAAGGACAGGTCGCCACTGTTATCAAAAAAATTATTAATACAG ATTTCAAATATCCATTTGGTTGGGTGACAGGATATATTGCCATTCTCGTGGGTGCTGGAATGACTTTTATTGTTCAAAGCAGTTCTATTTTCACCTCTGCTCTTACACCATTGGTTG GAATTGGTGTGATCAGTATTGAGCGAGTCTATCCCCTTACACTGGGTTCCAATCTTGGTACAACCACTACTGCTATTATAGCTGCACTTGCCAGTCCAGGAGAAACCTTAGCTAATTCTTTACAG atTGCTTTGTGTCATTTCTTTTTTAATATCTCTGGGATCCTCATTTGGTACCCTCTGCCATTCATGCGCGTGCCCATTCGTCTAGCCAAAGCCTTGGGCACTTATACGGCCAGCTATAGGTGGTTTGCTGTTACCTACTTGATTTTGTGTTTCCTGCTGCTCCCTCTAGTTATATTTGGGCTGTCTGTTGCTGGTTGGCAGGTTCTGACTGGAGTAGGTGTTCCTTTTTTGGTGCTTGTAATTTTTATTATTGTTACCAACGTTATGCAAACAAAATGTCCAAGGTACTTGCCAAAGGTTTTGCAAACATGGAACTTCCTTCCAATTTGGTTTCGTTCTTTAAGACCATGGGACGGAGTGATACAGCATGCTACAATATGTTGTTCCAATCGGTGTTTTCGTAAGTGTGGTTGCTGCAAGAAGAATGATGATGAAAATGTTGATAAAAAGGAAAATCAGGCCAGATCTTTGAAGGCTTATGATAATCCAGTCATTTTAGAGAATGAGAAAAAAGATCTCAAGACATTCCCAGCTTTAAGTGAAACAAGAGTTAATTCAACAGCTATGTAG